A genome region from Gigantopelta aegis isolate Gae_Host chromosome 3, Gae_host_genome, whole genome shotgun sequence includes the following:
- the LOC121368311 gene encoding serine/threonine-protein phosphatase 1-like isoform X1, with protein MAEKPREARYGLPLPDVCHFELNDELIGNRSVFVVGDVHGCYDELMDLMAEAKKKEPNILYIFAGDFVNKGPKVKEVVTRLQQDDCLAVLGNHEIKCMREARNMAENPNYKLSKRYQWVKGLSSEDLAFIRRLPYTIHIPSLKSIVVHAGLIPGTALEKHCLIAMTHMRNLYLEGEKLIPTGKHDKGKAWATYWTGPEHVYFGHEVQRDKQELEYATGLDTGCCLGLRLTGVFLNGCRETLSVPAHRAYCVDDD; from the coding sequence ATGGCAGAAAAACCACGAGAGGCTAGATATGGACTTCCGCTTCCGGACGTCTGTCATTTTGAACTGAATGACGAGTTGATCGGGAACAGGTCTGTGTTTGTCGTGGGTGATGTCCATGGCTGTTATGACGAATTGATGGACTTGATGGCTGAGGCAAAGAAAAAGGAGCCCAACATCTTGTATATTTTTGCAGGAGACTTTGTTAACAAAGGCCCAAAAGTCAAGGAGGTAGTGACACGACTACAGCAAGATGATTGCCTTGCGGTACTTGGAAACCACGAAATCAAGTGCATGAGAGAGGCAAGGAATATGGCGGAAAATCCAAACTATAAACTTTCAAAAAGATATCAGTGGGTAAAGGGTTTGTCTAGTGAAGACCTTGCCTTCATCAGACGTCTTCCATACACAATACATATTCCTTCTTTAAAATCTATAGTGGTGCATGCAGGTCTTATTCCAGGAACTGCGCTAGAAAAGCATTGTTTGATTGCTATGACTCATATGCGAAACCTTTATCTCGAGGGAGAAAAGCTTATACCAACGGGTAAGCACGATAAGGGGAAGGCGTGGGCAACATATTGGACTGGTCCTGAGCATGTATATTTTGGCCATGAAGTCCAACGTGATAAGCAGGAGCTAGAATACGCAACAGGGTTGGACACTGGTTGCTGCCTTGGTCTACGTTTGACCGGTGTCTTTCTCAATGGATGTAGAGAAACACTCAGCGTGCCCGCACACAGAGCTTATTGTGTAGATGATGATTAG
- the LOC121368311 gene encoding serine/threonine-protein phosphatase 1-like isoform X3: MAEKPRKARYGIPLPDVCHFELSDALIGNRAVFVVGDVHGCYNELTELMAEAKKKEPNILYIFVGDFVNKGPKVKKVVTRLQQDDCLAVLGNHELNCMREARSMAENPDYELPTRYQWINDLSSEDLAFIRRLPYTIHIPSLKSIVVHAGLVPGIPPEKHCLIAMTNMRNIYLEGETLIPTNKCDKGKAWATYWTGPEHVYFGHDAKRDFQKLEYATGLDTGCYLGRYLTGVFINGCRETLKVPAHRVYREDSD; this comes from the coding sequence ATGGCAGAAAAACCACGAAAGGCTAGATATGGAATTCCTCTTCCGGACGTCTGTCATTTTGAACTGAGTGACGCGCTGATCGGGAACAGGGCAGTGTTTGTCGTGGGTGATGTCCATGGCTGTTACAACGAATTGACAGAGTTGATGGCTGAGGCAAAGAAGAAGGAGCCCAACATCTTGTACATTTTCGTAGGAGACTTTGTTAACAAAGGCCCGAAAGTCAAGAAGGTAGTAACACGACTACAGCAAGATGATTGCCTTGCGGTACTTGGAAACCACGAACTCAACTGTATGAGAGAGGCAAGGAGCATGGCGGAAAATCCAGATTATGAACTACCAACGAGATACCAATGGATAAACGATTTGTCAAGTGAAGACCTTGCCTTCATCAGACGTCTTCCATACACAATACATATTCCTTCTTTAAAATCTATAGTGGTGCACGCAGGTCTTGTTCCAGGAATTCCGCCTGAAAAGCATTGTTTGATTGCAATGACTAATATGCGAAACATTTATCTTGAGGGAGAAACGCTCATTCCAACGAATAAGTGCGATAAAGGGAAGGCGTGGGCGACATATTGGACTGGTCCTGAACATGTGTATTTTGGCCATGACGCCAAACGGGATTTTCAAAAGCTAGAATACGCAACAGGGTTGGACACTGGTTGCTACCTTGGTCGATATTTAACCGGTGTCTTCATCAATGGATGTAGAGAAACACTCAAGGTGCCAGCACACCGAGTTTATCGTGAAGATAGTGATTAG
- the LOC121368311 gene encoding putative metallophosphoesterase YNL217W isoform X2, which yields MAEKTRETRYGLPLPDVCHFELSDVLIGNRAVFVVGDVHGCYNELTELMAEAKKKEPNILYIFVGDFVNKGPKVKKVVTRLQQDDCLSVLGNHELNCMREARSMAENPGYELPTRYQWINDLSSEDLAFIRRLPYTIHIPSLKSIVVHAGLVPGIPPKKHSLIAMTNMRNIYLEENKLIPTNKCDKGKAWATYWTGPEHVYFGHDAKRDLQQLEYATGLDTGCCLGRYLTGVFINGCRKTLQMPAHRVYCEDSD from the coding sequence ATGGCAGAAAAAACACGAGAAACTAGATATGGACTTCCGCTTCCGGACGTCTGTCATTTTGAACTGAGTGACGTGTTGATCGGGAACAGGGCTGTGTTTGTTGTGGGTGATGTCCATGGCTGTTACAACGAATTGACAGAGTTGATGGCTGAGGCAAAGAAGAAGGAGCCCAACATCTTGTACATTTTCGTAGGAGACTTTGTTAACAAAGGCCCGAAAGTCAAGAAGGTAGTAACACGACTACAGCAAGATGATTGCCTTTCCGTACTTGGAAACCACGAACTCAACTGTATGAGAGAGGCAAGGAGTATGGCGGAAAATCCAGGCTATGAACTACCAACCAGATATCAATGGATAAACGATTTGTCAAGTGAAGATCTTGCCTTCATCAGACGTCTTCCATACACAATACATATTCCTTCTTTAAAATCTATAGTGGTGCACGCAGGTCTTGTTCCAGGAATTCCGCCTAAAAAGCATTCTTTGATTGCAATGACTAATATGCGAAACATTTATCTTGAGGAAAACAAACTCATACCAACGAATAAGTGCGATAAAGGGAAGGCGTGGGCGACATATTGGACTGGTCCTGAACACGTGTATTTTGGCCATGACGCCAAACGGGATTTGCAGCAGCTAGAATACGCAACAGGGTTGGACACTGGTTGCTGCCTTGGTCGATATTTGACCGGTGTCTTCATCAATGGATGTAGAAAAACACTCCAGATGCCAGCACACAGAGTTTATTGTGAAGATAGTGATTAA